A region of Necator americanus strain Aroian chromosome I, whole genome shotgun sequence DNA encodes the following proteins:
- a CDS encoding hypothetical protein (NECATOR_CHRI.G2743.T1) has translation MDTITKEIQKQHPWTLLFADDVMLASESRGDLQKQVQSWKDRLQKYGLRLNTSKTEYMECGPRIEDGSIRVDGTQSNKVDCFKYFGSKVTSKGDIDQEGRARVNAAWMKWKMATGVLCDKKVPVLLTSKIYRTVVRPVALYGCKCCFGDADVKVDDRYRCNAKRESIQRHCALHLRRRPDN, from the coding sequence atggacacgataacgaaggaaatccagaagcagcacccgtggactctactctttgccgatgatgtcatgctcgcgtcggagtctcgaggtgatcttcagaaacaagtacagtcttggaaggatcggctgcagaaatatggattgcgcctcaacacatcaaaaactgagtacatggagtgcggaccaaggatagaggatggttcaattcgtgtcgatggcacccAATCAAACAAGGTGGACTGTTTCAAGTactttggatccaaagtgacttccaaaggcgacattgatcaagaaggtcgagcacgtgttaatgcggcatggatgaaatggaaaatggcaacaggcgtactgtgcgacaagaaagtccctgttctaCTGacgtcgaagatctacaggacggttgtgcgtcctgttgccctttacggatgcaaGTGCTGCtttggagatgcggatgttaagGTGGACGATAGatataggtgtaacgctaaaagagaaagtatccaacgacactgtgcgctccatcttcggcgtcgtcccgataactga
- a CDS encoding hypothetical protein (NECATOR_CHRI.G2741.T1) yields the protein MAVKVDTGEVELRVVSAYAPQMGCSEEEKACFWEDLEQYVQSLEGEEVLLIGGDFNGHVGSLKDGFDSCHGGYGFGARNDDGL from the coding sequence atggctgtaaaagtagatacaggagaagtggaattgcgagtcgtatctgcttatgcgccacagatgggctgtagtgaagaagagaaggcgtgcttttgggaagatctggagcaatacgtccaatccctggaaggcgaagaagtacttctaattggaggagacttcaacggacatgtcggttctctTAAAGACGGATTCGACAGTTGTCATGGCGGATACGGTTTTGGAGCTCgcaacgacgacgggttgtga
- a CDS encoding hypothetical protein (NECATOR_CHRI.G2740.T1), producing the protein MGTSPNNLKRQPVRNRLYNAMCTTPNYIGSTTEARAYPRSDAHCPRPGNVANMRRLPARGRSRPKKNSVTAVERLSDLLMAVKVDTGEVELRVVSAYAPQMGCSEEEKACFWEDLEQYVQSLEGEEVLLIGGDFNGHVGSLKDGFDSCHGGYGFGARNDDGL; encoded by the exons ATGGGAACATCTCCGAACAATTTGAAGCGTCAGCCAGTTCGTAATCGCTTGTACAATGCCATGTGCACAACACCAAACTATATTGGTTCTACCACAG aagctagggcgtaccccagaagcgacgcacATTGccctcgcccgggcaatgtggcaaatatgcgaaggctaccggctagaggacggagccggccaaagaa aaatagcgtcacagcggtggagcGACTATCGGATCtcttgatggctgtaaaagtagatacaggagaagtggaattgcgagtcgtatctgcttatgcgccacagatgggctgtagtgaagaagagaaggcgtgcttttgggaagatctggagcaatacgtccaatccctggaaggcgaagaagtacttctaattggaggagacttcaacggacatgtcggttctctTAAAGACGGATTCGACAGTTGTCATGGCGGATACGGTTTTGGAGCTCgcaacgacgacgggttgtga
- a CDS encoding hypothetical protein (NECATOR_CHRI.G2742.T1), translated as MDLKISRPRKRHPRTETQRIKWWNLKDRKEIFFASVAPSALPHPTRSVEEMWSSTSSVIRLTAENTLGKTTLGGRTPDVWQTSVTVPVWKGKGNIAVCTSYRPIRLLCHTMKVFECVLEARLRKIVSVSLNQCGFVKDCSTVDAIHAVRILLEKHREKNHSVHLAFLDLEKGFDRVPHGL; from the exons atggacttgaaaatctcccgtccaaggaagagacatccaagaactgaaacacagcgcatcaaatggtggaatctgaaggatcgaaaggagatATTTTttgcgtccgtggctccatctgcacttccccaccctactcgtagtgtggaggaaatgtggtcgtctacttccagcgttatacgcttgaccgcggagaacactctgggaaagacgactctag gaggacggactccagacgtttggcaaacttccgtgaccgtgcctgtctggaaagggaaaggaaacATTGCTGtctgcacctcgtacaggcctatacgactgttgtgccatacgatgaaggtttttgagtgTGTCCTGGaggctcgtctgaggaaaattgtcagcgtttcactcaaccagtgcggttttgtgaaggactgcagcactgtagatgctatccatgctgtccgtatccttctggagaaacatcgagagaagaaccacagtgtgcatcttgcttttctcgatctcgagaaaggtttcgaccgtgtcccacatgggCTGtaa
- a CDS encoding hypothetical protein (NECATOR_CHRI.G2742.T2), whose translation MLRRRDRRLLQDSKVISTDHVIAQHHLLVMDLKISRPRKRHPRTETQRIKWWNLKDRKEIFFASVAPSALPHPTRSVEEMWSSTSSVIRLTAENTLGKTTLGHVSLKILPFLSYSSLDLILPAYLATKREVKRAVCKAKSDGYKTVYDMLDTREGERAVELSGAVLRRPGQILERWREYYNHLYNEEFCHPPIPTVPSVEGGRTPDVWQTSVTVPVWKGKGNIAVCTSYRPIRLLCHTMKVFECVLEARLRKIVSVSLNQCGFVKDCSTVDAIHAVRILLEKHREKNHSVHLAFLDLEKGFDRVPHGL comes from the exons atgttacgccgacgagatcgccgacttctgcaggattcaaaagtcatctcTACAGACCATGTCATTGCCCAgcaccatctgctcgttatggacttgaaaatctcccgtccaaggaagagacatccaagaactgaaacacagcgcatcaaatggtggaatctgaaggatcgaaaggagatATTTTttgcgtccgtggctccatctgcacttccccaccctactcgtagtgtggaggaaatgtggtcgtctacttccagcgttatacgcttgaccgcggagaacactctgggaaagacgactctag gacacgtcagcctgaagatcttACCTTTCTTATCTTACTCTTCTCTCGATCTTATCTTACCTGCTTACCTAGCTACGAAGAGGGAGGTTAAGAGGGCAGTCtgcaaggcgaagtcggacggCTACAAgactgtgtacgacatgcttgataccagagaaggcgagcgggcagt ggagctgagtggagccgttctgcgccgccctggtcagatcctggagaggtggcgagagtactacaaccACTTGtataacgaagagttctgtcatcctcccatcccaactgtccccagcgtcgagg gaggacggactccagacgtttggcaaacttccgtgaccgtgcctgtctggaaagggaaaggaaacATTGCTGtctgcacctcgtacaggcctatacgactgttgtgccatacgatgaaggtttttgagtgTGTCCTGGaggctcgtctgaggaaaattgtcagcgtttcactcaaccagtgcggttttgtgaaggactgcagcactgtagatgctatccatgctgtccgtatccttctggagaaacatcgagagaagaaccacagtgtgcatcttgcttttctcgatctcgagaaaggtttcgaccgtgtcccacatgggCTGtaa